A window from Littorina saxatilis isolate snail1 linkage group LG9, US_GU_Lsax_2.0, whole genome shotgun sequence encodes these proteins:
- the LOC138975747 gene encoding uncharacterized protein isoform X2: protein MNTLLCLALVAAVVVFGVDAQGGSRGQGRGGRPGGRGGGRGGGRGRFGRRPELNPDAERSMWNRTVDGIIVKQAGFSSATDNKVMLGTWGRNLSTTALSAGGVVYDFSGAAPLAVIRTRGRCYLVPFPAGQTFDDLAMELAARNGTVVTAPLEADEQLSAIGGLLDDVAKQTFVEANPNVGTFCPRDIYETTAADSLTFPAPGEEPAGQTVTTFVTLFSKVSILADTPEPRPQSNQGRQGRPGRQGRPGRPGRPGRGQGQGENGGA from the exons GGAGGATCCCGCGGTCAAGGTCGCGGCGGGCGTCcag GTGGTCGCGGTGGTGGTCGTGGTGGAGGTCGCGGTCGCTTTGGACGCAGACCGGAGCTTAACCCCGATGCCGAGAGGTCCATGTGGAACCGAACTGTGGATGGCATTATTGTCAAACAGGCAGGATTCTCGTCTGCGACTGACAATAA AGTGATGTTGGGCACTTGGGGACGCAACCTTAGCACGACGGCACTGTCTGCCGGTGGTGTTGTCTACGACTTCAGCGGGGCTGCTCCC CTCGCTGTGATCAGAACGAGAGGGAGGTGCTACCTTGTCCCCTTCCCTGCTGGACAAACGTTCGATGATCTTGCCATGGAACTTGCCGCCAGAAAC GGAACAGTCGTGACCGCTCCTTTGGAGGCTGATGAGCAGCTGAGCGCTATAGGAGGCCTTCTGGATGACGTCGCCAAGCAAACGTTCGTGGAAGCCAACCCGAATGTGGGCACATTCTGCCCACGCGATATCTACGAGACAACAGCGGCTGATT CCCTCACTTTCCCAGCTCCCGGAGAGGAACCGGCTGGTCAGACCGTGACCACCTTCGTGACCCTGTTCTCTAAGGTCAGCATTCTGGCCGATACGCCCGAGCCGCGACCCCAAAGCAACCAAGGGCGCCAAGGACGCCCAGGACGCCAAGGACGTCCAGGACGTCCAGGACGCCCAGGACGCGGCCAAGGACAAGGAGAAAACGGAGGAGCATAA
- the LOC138975747 gene encoding uncharacterized protein isoform X1, whose product MNTLLCLALVAAVVVFGVDAQVRSRGQGRGGRPGGRGGGRGGGRGRFGRRPELNPDAERSMWNRTVDGIIVKQAGFSSATDNKVMLGTWGRNLSTTALSAGGVVYDFSGAAPLAVIRTRGRCYLVPFPAGQTFDDLAMELAARNGTVVTAPLEADEQLSAIGGLLDDVAKQTFVEANPNVGTFCPRDIYETTAADSLTFPAPGEEPAGQTVTTFVTLFSKVSILADTPEPRPQSNQGRQGRPGRQGRPGRPGRPGRGQGQGENGGA is encoded by the exons GATCCCGCGGTCAAGGTCGCGGCGGGCGTCcag GTGGTCGCGGTGGTGGTCGTGGTGGAGGTCGCGGTCGCTTTGGACGCAGACCGGAGCTTAACCCCGATGCCGAGAGGTCCATGTGGAACCGAACTGTGGATGGCATTATTGTCAAACAGGCAGGATTCTCGTCTGCGACTGACAATAA AGTGATGTTGGGCACTTGGGGACGCAACCTTAGCACGACGGCACTGTCTGCCGGTGGTGTTGTCTACGACTTCAGCGGGGCTGCTCCC CTCGCTGTGATCAGAACGAGAGGGAGGTGCTACCTTGTCCCCTTCCCTGCTGGACAAACGTTCGATGATCTTGCCATGGAACTTGCCGCCAGAAAC GGAACAGTCGTGACCGCTCCTTTGGAGGCTGATGAGCAGCTGAGCGCTATAGGAGGCCTTCTGGATGACGTCGCCAAGCAAACGTTCGTGGAAGCCAACCCGAATGTGGGCACATTCTGCCCACGCGATATCTACGAGACAACAGCGGCTGATT CCCTCACTTTCCCAGCTCCCGGAGAGGAACCGGCTGGTCAGACCGTGACCACCTTCGTGACCCTGTTCTCTAAGGTCAGCATTCTGGCCGATACGCCCGAGCCGCGACCCCAAAGCAACCAAGGGCGCCAAGGACGCCCAGGACGCCAAGGACGTCCAGGACGTCCAGGACGCCCAGGACGCGGCCAAGGACAAGGAGAAAACGGAGGAGCATAA